ATTATAAAGGACTTTTTCTGTGCGTAAAATGAGATTATTGAAGATTTTGAGTCTTTTTAATATTTGAAATTAATTAATGCAACACTAGTGAACTTTATTATAAGTTATTTGTTTTAAAGAATAAAGATTAAGGCTATGGTGTCAGACACCGAAAATGGACAAAAATCTTTCTTTTTCCACTAGGAGTGGACATGAATAAAAGATGTTGTACTTATATCTAAACCTTTCAACACATAGGGCTATTGGTCAGCTGCCACTTATGGACAATTAAGAATATGTTCAATACTTTAAGTAAAAGCACGACATCATACGAAGGAGTTCGTTTAGGTGTTGTTTATTTAAATTAGATCGTAAAAGAAAAGTAGCCTCGTGCAATAGCAGTACACAAAACACTAATCTGCATACTTGGTTGCTTTTCTGCATAAAATAATAGTATCATTTATGCAGAAGGGTAACGGATAAGGTAGGTAAATAATGATGAGAACATTTAATTATTTTGAGATAAATAAAGAACTATATACACCTGATATTGTTAACCTTATTTCAGCGATTCATGAGTACAAGGGAAAACAAGAGTTGTTCATGGAGGCACAGCCAGATATTTTAGAGGCTATGCTACGAGTCGCTAAAATTCAGAGTACCGGTGCTTCTAACCGAATTGAGGGTATACTTACAACTGATGCTCGTTTAAGTGAACTTGTGGCTGAGAATGCCGAACCGAAAAATCGTGATGAGCAGGAAATAGCGGGGTATCGAGAAGTGTTAAATACCATTCACGAAAACTATGAGTATATCAGAGTGAGACCGAACGTAATTCTTCAGCTACACCGGGATTTGTACACCTACAGTCCTGCATCGTCAGGTGGCCGATTTAAAAATATTGATAACGTTATCGAGGAAGTAGACAGTGAAGGAAATCGACGGGTACGTTTTCAGACCTTATCAGCTTATGAAACACCAGAAGCCATGGATGCCCTTTGTACAACATTCCTAAAGGCTGTCAACCAAAGTGAAATTGATCCACTTTTGTTAGTTTCGAAGTTCATCTTTGATTTTCTCAGCATCGATCCTTTTAATGATGGAAACGGGAGAATGAGTCGATTGTTAACACTCTTACTCCTATATCAGGAAGGATACATTGTCGGAAAATACATTAGTATAGAGATGATTATTGAGAAAACAAAGGAAAGCTATTATGAGGTTCTTGAGGAAAGTTCAAAAGGCTGGAAGGAAGAGAACAACAACTATGCTCCATTTGTTAAATATTATCTGGGTGTTATTTTAAGTGCTTATAAAGATTTTAGCAGTCGAGTTGAAACCATTCGAAACCAAGGTTTGACTAAAGCTGAACGAGTTCGTCATATTTTTTCAACTAAAGTTGGAAAGATAACGAAAGCTGAAATTGCTACTCTTTGCCCAGACATTAGTGTCACAACGATTGAAAAAGCACTATCAGATTTATTGAAGGAAGGATATATTATCAAAATCGGTGCCGGAAGAAATACTGCGTACATTCGTAACCATGACTTTGAAGAATAACGGCTAAACGGCTATAGTGTCAGACACCACTTATTGGAATGCACAATATTGAGAAAAATAATGAAACAAAGTGGAAGCACCATATCGAACGAGGGAAAGCTGCGTTTTAATGAGGTGCTTTTCCTTTCTCATATGATAGAATTACATTGCAGCTGAATATTGTTAGTGTAGTTGGTTGTCATGCTTCTTTCCAAAGTGGAAAGGAGGTGATAATCATGGAAACATTTCTTGAATTTCTTCGTGAAGTTCTGAAAGGTATTGTGCGCGAAATAAGCGAATATTTCTTTCGGAAAAACGTGTTAGATAAAAACAAGAAAGCCACCCTACGCCGACCAAAGCAACAGGGTGGTTCTCGAAAGAAATAAATTTACTTAGACAACCACCATCCTGACGGTAGGGGCTGTAATTGACTGGGCATTTGCGGTGTCCGGTTTTTTTTATTTTATGTTGAATATAACGATATTATACATGAAATCTCCACGATATTGCAATTGCAGGTAGGTTCCTAATCTACTTTCAAACTGCCTCTAGGTGTGTTTTATCAATTTAAATGATAACTAGAATAGTAGAAAGACGAATAAGCGTTTGCTATAATCACACTAGCAACTACATAAAGCAAGGTGGCGGCTGAACTCCCTGAAGAAAGAGGGTGAGGCATATGACGACATATGAAGCACTTAGTTTACTGGTGCAATTTAGCCTCGTACTAATAGCGGTACTTACACTAATCGTAACTATTGTCGTTTATCTAAACAAAAAGAAATAGCCACCCTGCCCTGAGAAAGTAAGGTGAGCTATTTCAGCAACAAACTTATTTCTTTCAGCCGCTCTTCATGCGGCATGTAGTTGCATTGACCAAGTGTTAGCGCACTTGGTCTTTTTTTTATTCTACGTTGATCATCAATATATTATACATGAAGATACGTAATAATTACAATTGTAGTAACTCTCTCCTTTTCCTATTCAATGTCACACACCTGACCATGTGCAAGGCCAAAGCTAGTGGATAGACATTTAATCCTCTCTGGTATGATGTGAAAGTAGCTGTTTATTCTAAAGTTTTTCAATGAGCTAGTTCCACTAAGCTTCCTCCCCGCAATTTAACTAATCCATTCATCTCCATAAATAGCAAGGTTTCTAGTAGTTGTTGCTTCTGTATTTTTAATTGGAGAGAAATCTCTTCGATTGAAGAGATATTTTGAGTATCAATAAACGATAGAATGTTATTTTCGATAGTGTTGGTAGGAGTGGCTTGTCGATGGGAAGTATGATTTCGTTGCTTTTCTTTAAATCCAAGAGAGGCAGGATTCAGGTACGGTTTTGCTCCTTCTACTAGTAGTTGATTCGAGCCTTTGCCCTCTTGTAAATAAATCGACTGTGGGACAGCGAAAAGCGTTCTGCCCTGCTCCTTTGCAAAAGCTGCGGTTGTGAGAGAACCGCTTTTCGGTGCTGCTTGTACAACAACAACTGTCTTTGACCAAGCGGTAATATGGGCATTCCTTTCTACAAAATATTTTGGATGAGGTCGTGTTTGAGGAGGAGAAGCAGAGAGTACCATACCTGAATCGATGACTTTTTCATAGAGTGTGGCATGTTCCTTTGGGTAGCAAACATCAACACCGCCGGCTAAAACAGCCACTGTATACCCATTTTCTTTCAGACAGGATGTATGTGCATAGCTATCAATTCCTTTTGCCATGCCACTTATGATAGGAATCTCGTTTACTGCGGCAGAACGGGCAATCTCTTCGGCGGCTCGTTTTCCTTCATCTGTACATCGTCTTGCTCCAACAATGGCTATGCCTTGTTTTTCCGGCAATTTCCCTAAATAGTAAAAAAGAATAGGGGAACGCTTGCACGAAAATACATATTCAAATTGTCGATTATCGTACGTGACTATATCAATCTTTTTCTCTCCCATTTTGGTTAAAATAGGCTCTACAGATGTGAGTGGGTGATTCTTGATTTCTTTCGCTATTTTCTTTCCAATTAATGGTACCACACTTAGTTCATCAATATCAGCTTCAAATATGGCTTTTGGTGTTGGAAAGTAATCGAGAAGACGCTTTTGTAAAACCGGTCCTATGTTTTTAATCGTGCTAAACCAAATCCAATACTCTTTCAATTTATTAAGCCTCCTTTCACACGATTACATAATTAGTAAATTCTTTCGTTCACGGTCTAAATCTCTTGAATGTAAAGCAGCCATTACATGTTGCTTTTGAATTTGCGTATCTCCGTTCAGATCCGCAAAGGTTCGTGCAACTTTAATGAATTTATGGATCGTGCGTCCACTGTATTGGTAATGTTCATATGCCTTCTTTAGTAACGTTTCCGTCTCAGTATCAAGTTGACAGAACTTCTTTATAAGAGCTGGCGTTAGTTCAGCATTACACGTAATCCCATCATCTTGATAGCGTTTCTGCTGTCGTTCACGAGCAATCGCTACTTTTTCACGAATATCAGCTGATGACTCCCCATGTTCTTCGTTTTCAAAGAAATTAATCGTCTGTACATATTTTTGAATATCGATTCGGTCGAGCATTGGACCAGAAATTTTATTACGATACTTAATCACTTCATAGTCTGTGCAGCGACATTTTTCCTGTCCAAAATAGCCACAGGGGCACGGGTTCATCGCCGCAATAAGCATAAAATTTGCTGGATATGTGTTCGTTTGCTGAACTCGTGAAATGGTTACTTGTCTGTCTTCCATCGGTTGTCTGAGTGCTTCTAATGTTTTCTTCTGAAATTCAGCGATCTCATCGAGAAAAAGTACACCATGATGAGCTAAAGAAATCTCCCCTGGAAGAGAGCGGTTTCCACCGCCGATGAGAGAGTTTGTTGAAGCATTGTGGTGAGGTGCACGAAAGGGTCTCTCTGTAACTAGGCCACCTTCTTTTAGTAGCTTTGAAACACTGTAAATCTTCGTAATCTCTAACGCTTCTTGCTCGGTCATTGGCGGTAAAATCGTTGGTACTCGTTTAGCAAGCATGGACTTTCCACAGCCAGGAGGCCCAATCATCATCATATTATGACCACCGGCAGCAGCTACTGCTAGATATTCGATTAGTATATTCTGTCCTTTTACATCGGAAAAGTCGGTTGGATTTCTAGACTTGGGAGTAGTTTTTCGTTCTGTGAGAATGGTAGGGGACTGCTGTTTTCTTTGCAAAATATCGATGGCCTCTTGGAGGGAGCAACATCCAATAACTTCAATCCCTTTTACAAGAGCAGCTTCCTCTACATTGTCATTAGGAACGATGAAGTGACGGATGCCATTTTCTTTTGCAGAGATGGCCATCGGAAGAACACCAGTAACAGAGCGGATTTTCGCGTTTAATGATAACTCTCCAATCAGCGCAAAGGAGGCAAGCTGCACTTCGATTTGATTGGTTCTCATAAGAAGCGCAATCGCCATTGCAAGGTCAAAATGAGATCCCATCTTTTTCATGTGGGAAGGAGCGAGGTTAATAATCATCTTTTTTTCAGGAAAATGAAAGCTAGCGTATGTAATCGCTGATTCGAGGCGCTCTTTCGATTCTTTTATAGCGGTATCCCCAAGTCCGACGATGGAAACGACTTGTTGACCGCTAATTGTATCAGCCTCAACCTCAATCAGATGACCGTCAACACCAGTGATTGTGAAACTGTAGACTGTAGATGCCATGAGTTTCTCCTTTCTAGGGTAGGGAGTGAAAGGGTGAAAGCATATTTTATAACATCGGAATTAATAAGCTAATTCGATTGAAGGAGAGCAATGGCTTCGCACACTACTCGTTCAGGACTAGAAAGCCACTTGTCACAAAATTTTAAAAGCATGTAGTTGCTATGCCTCATTGCATTTAATGAAAGACTGCTTTGCCGTTTTTCTTATAACTTAAGAAAAGGTTTCAGATGAGTAGGTGGTTCAGGTAGTGTGTCATCATGTTCAACATATTGTTGGTAGTGAAAGCTTTGAGGGTGGGGGAAATAGGATAGAATTCGTTCCGTTTGGACGTGGAAGTTGGCCTCACGAAAGATATACGCCCGGTAGCTACTCCAAGGATAATTTTCTGGTTTCACAACCATTTTTGCTTCATAGGGGTTTAAGTGAATATACTTACTTGCTTCAAGCTCGTATTCTCTGGAATCAATCAATTCAGCTCCATATCTCCCTTGGAAGACATGTCCTACATAATGGTGCTTTTTATTGAAGTATTTCGCATAATTTGTGTTCAGCTGTTTCATAATCAAGTGAATGGGATCGTGTATTGTTTGCAATTGAAGGTGGATGTGATTTGTCATAAGGCAGTATGTGTGGAGGTAAAAGGGGAAGCGATTTCTTGTTTCTTCGAGAATATCTAAATAGGAAAGCCGATCATCTTTGTCTAAAAATAAAGCTGTCCGACGGTTTCCCCGATTCGTAATATGATACATAGCATGAGGAAACCAAACCCTACTTTTTCGAACCATTGCAGTCCTCCTTTACGTATAAATAGGTAACATCCTGATTATACCAAATGAATGCTGACTTCACTAGTTTTCTTTTAATGTCTTTTTGCAGTGGAAAAGTAGTGGAAATGTCTTTTAGAGGATATTGTCATCTATGTAAACAAAAAGAAATAGCCACCCTGCTAGTCAAATAAGGTGAGCTATTTCTAAAGTAAATGTTTACTTCAGTCAGCATGTATGGATAAAAATATTGTTGTCTTTAGTAATCAGACATGATTCTTATTATATCATAGTTTTAGTGGCAGGCTGTTGTAGCTTGGAAAGTCCGTCATTATATAACTTTTCAGCTTGGTCTAATTTCTCGTACTGGTGTTTTGCCATACGTATAGTAGCTTCGAGAAAAAGTAAAATCCAACTCTTCCAATCTGGTTTATTTCTACCGATGGTGTGTACACCATTTAACATCGCATAGTACTTAAATTTTTCATTCTCTAGCTCCTCACTTAAGAAAAAGAACGGAGAATCAATAAGTTTAGACTGAAGTAAATAAAGAACAATAAGGATTCTACCTAAACGTCCATTACCGTCTAAAAAGGGATGAAT
The genomic region above belongs to Bacillus sp. FJAT-45350 and contains:
- a CDS encoding putative holin-like toxin, coding for MTTYEALSLLVQFSLVLIAVLTLIVTIVVYLNKKK
- a CDS encoding DNA-processing protein DprA; protein product: MKEYWIWFSTIKNIGPVLQKRLLDYFPTPKAIFEADIDELSVVPLIGKKIAKEIKNHPLTSVEPILTKMGEKKIDIVTYDNRQFEYVFSCKRSPILFYYLGKLPEKQGIAIVGARRCTDEGKRAAEEIARSAAVNEIPIISGMAKGIDSYAHTSCLKENGYTVAVLAGGVDVCYPKEHATLYEKVIDSGMVLSASPPQTRPHPKYFVERNAHITAWSKTVVVVQAAPKSGSLTTAAFAKEQGRTLFAVPQSIYLQEGKGSNQLLVEGAKPYLNPASLGFKEKQRNHTSHRQATPTNTIENNILSFIDTQNISSIEEISLQLKIQKQQLLETLLFMEMNGLVKLRGGSLVELAH
- a CDS encoding transposase, whose protein sequence is MVRKSRVWFPHAMYHITNRGNRRTALFLDKDDRLSYLDILEETRNRFPFYLHTYCLMTNHIHLQLQTIHDPIHLIMKQLNTNYAKYFNKKHHYVGHVFQGRYGAELIDSREYELEASKYIHLNPYEAKMVVKPENYPWSSYRAYIFREANFHVQTERILSYFPHPQSFHYQQYVEHDDTLPEPPTHLKPFLKL
- a CDS encoding YifB family Mg chelatase-like AAA ATPase, translating into MASTVYSFTITGVDGHLIEVEADTISGQQVVSIVGLGDTAIKESKERLESAITYASFHFPEKKMIINLAPSHMKKMGSHFDLAMAIALLMRTNQIEVQLASFALIGELSLNAKIRSVTGVLPMAISAKENGIRHFIVPNDNVEEAALVKGIEVIGCCSLQEAIDILQRKQQSPTILTERKTTPKSRNPTDFSDVKGQNILIEYLAVAAAGGHNMMMIGPPGCGKSMLAKRVPTILPPMTEQEALEITKIYSVSKLLKEGGLVTERPFRAPHHNASTNSLIGGGNRSLPGEISLAHHGVLFLDEIAEFQKKTLEALRQPMEDRQVTISRVQQTNTYPANFMLIAAMNPCPCGYFGQEKCRCTDYEVIKYRNKISGPMLDRIDIQKYVQTINFFENEEHGESSADIREKVAIARERQQKRYQDDGITCNAELTPALIKKFCQLDTETETLLKKAYEHYQYSGRTIHKFIKVARTFADLNGDTQIQKQHVMAALHSRDLDRERKNLLIM
- a CDS encoding Fic family protein; this translates as MMRTFNYFEINKELYTPDIVNLISAIHEYKGKQELFMEAQPDILEAMLRVAKIQSTGASNRIEGILTTDARLSELVAENAEPKNRDEQEIAGYREVLNTIHENYEYIRVRPNVILQLHRDLYTYSPASSGGRFKNIDNVIEEVDSEGNRRVRFQTLSAYETPEAMDALCTTFLKAVNQSEIDPLLLVSKFIFDFLSIDPFNDGNGRMSRLLTLLLLYQEGYIVGKYISIEMIIEKTKESYYEVLEESSKGWKEENNNYAPFVKYYLGVILSAYKDFSSRVETIRNQGLTKAERVRHIFSTKVGKITKAEIATLCPDISVTTIEKALSDLLKEGYIIKIGAGRNTAYIRNHDFEE